In one Herpetosiphonaceae bacterium genomic region, the following are encoded:
- a CDS encoding acyl-CoA dehydrogenase family protein, whose translation MPTELSEDLKMLRQTIREFAEKEVAPVARQYDEEEAVPYPVLKKAAELGLMGIPFPEAYSGIEMGITGYCILMEELNRYDASVGTIIGASVQLAGMTIFLGGNEEQKHKYLTPIATGEKIGAWCLTEPNAGSDAAHIRTTARQDGDEWVLNGSKMWITNGSFADTLVVFATVDPSLGPRGITAFIVEKDFPGFKVGKVEEKMGLRASHTASLFFEDCRVPAANVIGQPGQGFAISMQTLDIGRAGLGAASLGSAKQAFEYARAYAVERQ comes from the coding sequence ATGCCTACCGAACTATCCGAAGACTTGAAGATGCTGCGCCAGACGATCCGCGAGTTTGCGGAGAAGGAAGTCGCGCCGGTCGCCCGCCAGTACGACGAAGAAGAGGCCGTGCCGTATCCTGTGCTCAAAAAGGCGGCTGAGCTAGGGCTGATGGGCATTCCTTTTCCCGAAGCGTACAGCGGCATCGAGATGGGCATCACCGGCTATTGCATCCTGATGGAGGAGTTGAATCGGTACGACGCATCGGTTGGGACGATCATCGGCGCGTCGGTGCAGCTTGCGGGGATGACGATCTTCCTGGGCGGCAACGAGGAGCAGAAGCACAAATACCTCACGCCGATCGCGACGGGCGAGAAGATCGGCGCGTGGTGCCTGACGGAGCCCAACGCCGGATCGGACGCGGCGCATATTCGCACCACGGCGCGGCAGGACGGCGATGAGTGGGTGCTCAACGGCAGCAAGATGTGGATCACCAATGGCTCGTTCGCCGATACGCTGGTGGTCTTCGCCACGGTCGATCCGTCGCTAGGGCCGCGCGGCATCACGGCGTTCATCGTCGAGAAAGATTTTCCCGGCTTCAAGGTCGGCAAGGTCGAGGAGAAGATGGGCCTGCGCGCATCGCACACCGCCAGCCTGTTCTTCGAGGATTGTCGCGTGCCCGCCGCGAACGTAATCGGACAGCCCGGCCAGGGCTTCGCGATCTCGATGCAGACGCTCGACATTGGGCGCGCGGGCCTGGGCGCGGCGTCGCTTGGCTCGGCCAAACAAGCCTTTGAGTACGCGCGCGCCTACGCTGTGGAGCGCCAGCA
- a CDS encoding TetR/AcrR family transcriptional regulator, with protein MTRKQPISTPLLNQPKQARSRQTVTRILDAAAELFTTQGYDNTTTSDIANRAGKPVGSVYTYFKDKQQILLALWDKLYQQETEAALAELEIGESENLRELIDRAVARLFERHMFYRKLSPTLAYLATQDAEVAARVRELNRIALERIQRFLRQINEHGLGHIADPEAAAVVIQVSTETLAGMGLPYTTHISSARVQAALSAMIWSFITLPAPRS; from the coding sequence ATGACTCGCAAACAGCCCATATCGACGCCGCTGCTCAACCAGCCGAAGCAAGCCCGCTCACGCCAGACAGTGACGCGCATTCTGGATGCCGCCGCCGAGCTATTCACGACCCAGGGCTACGACAACACCACCACCAGCGACATCGCCAATCGTGCAGGCAAGCCGGTCGGCTCGGTCTATACCTACTTCAAAGATAAACAGCAGATTTTACTGGCGCTGTGGGATAAGCTGTACCAGCAAGAAACCGAGGCCGCGCTGGCCGAGCTGGAGATTGGGGAGTCGGAAAATCTGCGCGAACTGATCGATCGGGCGGTCGCGCGGCTTTTCGAGCGGCATATGTTCTACCGCAAGCTCAGCCCGACGCTGGCCTACCTTGCCACGCAGGACGCGGAAGTCGCCGCCCGTGTGCGCGAGCTGAACCGGATCGCCCTGGAGCGGATTCAGCGCTTCTTGCGGCAGATCAACGAGCACGGGCTGGGCCATATCGCCGACCCGGAGGCGGCGGCGGTTGTGATTCAGGTTTCGACCGAAACGCTGGCGGGCATGGGCCTGCCCTACACCACGCACATCAGCAGCGCCCGGGTCCAGGCGGCGCTCAGCGCGATGATCTGGAGCTTTATCACGCTACCGGCACCACGCTCATAG
- a CDS encoding DMT family transporter produces the protein MQRGLGLLLIIISALSFGALAIFARIAYDAGADPITVLFVRFVIASAVMGGIMGAWRLRFPRGRILLNLALMGGIGYVAQSLAYFMALTMASASLVALLLYLYPVLVTALSAIFLRERITPVKLAALVCALVGAALTIGPAGGGQPLGIALGVATSVIYAVYILVGSRVTARTGAIPSSAVIMTAAALVYATIAAIQGVHFPTTIAGWSAIVAIALISTVLAIVTFFAGLERVGPTNAATLSTFEPLVTVLLAVLFLHERIMLVQIVGGGLILVAVILLARSETRQTRAADGYLPTVSER, from the coding sequence ATGCAACGTGGACTTGGCCTGCTCCTGATTATTATCTCGGCGCTCTCCTTCGGCGCACTGGCGATCTTCGCCCGGATCGCCTACGACGCCGGTGCCGATCCGATAACGGTCTTGTTTGTGCGCTTCGTGATCGCCTCGGCGGTGATGGGCGGCATCATGGGCGCGTGGCGGCTGCGCTTTCCGCGCGGGCGGATACTGCTGAACCTCGCGCTGATGGGTGGCATCGGCTACGTCGCGCAATCGCTGGCGTACTTCATGGCGCTGACGATGGCCTCGGCGTCGCTGGTGGCGCTGCTGCTGTATCTCTATCCCGTGCTGGTGACAGCGCTATCGGCGATCTTTCTGCGCGAGCGCATCACTCCGGTTAAGCTGGCCGCGCTCGTCTGCGCCCTGGTCGGCGCGGCGCTGACGATCGGCCCTGCGGGAGGCGGCCAGCCGCTTGGTATCGCGCTGGGTGTTGCCACCTCCGTGATCTACGCCGTCTACATCCTGGTCGGCAGCCGCGTGACCGCCCGAACCGGCGCGATTCCCTCGTCGGCGGTGATCATGACGGCGGCGGCGCTGGTCTACGCCACGATCGCCGCGATCCAGGGCGTACACTTTCCCACGACCATCGCCGGTTGGAGCGCCATCGTAGCTATTGCGCTGATCTCGACCGTGCTGGCGATCGTCACATTTTTTGCCGGCCTGGAGCGCGTCGGCCCGACCAATGCCGCGACGCTTTCGACGTTCGAGCCGCTGGTGACGGTGCTGCTGGCGGTGCTCTTTTTGCACGAGAGAATCATGCTGGTGCAAATTGTGGGCGGCGGCCTGATCCTGGTGGCAGTGATCCTACTGGCGCGCAGCGAGACACGTCAGACCAGAGCAGCCGATGGGTATCTGCCCACAGTCTCAGAGCGCTAG
- a CDS encoding M55 family metallopeptidase, whose protein sequence is MRVFISVDMEGIAGIVHAEQTRPHAPEYERSCRLMTAEANAAIEGALAAGAREIVVSDSHWDMRNIIADELNPAAELIQGSPRPWSMMQGIDERFDAVCFVGYHAMAGTEAAVIDHTYTGSILNVRLNDQPVGEIGINAALAGHFGVPVRLVTGDQQAVAEAHALLGADLVTVAVKQSVARFAARSVAPVVARERIREAMTQALRQRREPWRVTGSIKLSVDFMKTQQADMAALLPGAERTAPRTVEFAHDDYLTVFRAWRVLFTLGQLD, encoded by the coding sequence ATGCGCGTTTTCATCTCGGTTGACATGGAAGGCATCGCGGGGATCGTCCATGCGGAGCAGACGCGGCCACACGCGCCGGAGTACGAGCGAAGCTGCCGCCTGATGACGGCGGAGGCCAACGCGGCGATCGAAGGGGCGCTTGCGGCGGGCGCGCGCGAGATCGTCGTCAGCGACTCGCACTGGGACATGCGCAACATCATCGCCGATGAGCTGAATCCTGCCGCCGAGCTGATCCAGGGATCGCCGCGCCCGTGGTCGATGATGCAGGGCATCGACGAGCGCTTCGACGCGGTCTGCTTCGTCGGCTACCACGCGATGGCCGGGACCGAGGCGGCGGTGATCGATCACACCTACACCGGCAGCATCCTGAACGTCCGCCTGAACGATCAGCCCGTGGGCGAGATCGGCATCAACGCGGCGCTGGCAGGACACTTCGGCGTGCCGGTCAGGCTGGTGACGGGCGATCAGCAGGCCGTCGCCGAGGCGCACGCGCTGCTGGGCGCGGATCTCGTCACCGTCGCAGTGAAGCAGAGCGTCGCGCGATTTGCCGCCCGCTCGGTCGCGCCGGTGGTCGCGCGCGAGCGCATCCGCGAGGCGATGACGCAGGCGCTACGCCAGCGCCGCGAGCCGTGGCGTGTCACAGGATCGATCAAGCTATCGGTGGACTTCATGAAGACGCAGCAGGCGGACATGGCGGCGCTGCTGCCGGGCGCTGAGCGAACCGCGCCGCGAACCGTCGAGTTCGCGCACGACGATTATTTGACTGTTTTTCGCGCCTGGCGGGTGCTGTTCACGCTGGGACAGTTGGATTAG
- a CDS encoding alpha/beta fold hydrolase, translated as MSAPLGCLILHGFTSSLDTVRALVPMVERLELPYRLPILRGHCTRPEDLCGVTWGDWYEDAAAAMHDLRTEADQIVVCGLSMGGLVALHLAAEHPHDIAGVVTIAAALQIADPLIHFSPILARLVKMWKANPGNGYADASLVASNTNYTRIATDALVSLHRYGKVVTNILPRVETPLLLIHSRRDRVIKPASAEIIHQRVSSRNKRIRWFDVSGHEMLQDCEADAVVAEVEQFIRTLQVTNRSVLA; from the coding sequence ATGTCCGCCCCACTCGGCTGCCTGATCCTGCACGGCTTCACCTCCAGCTTAGATACCGTCCGCGCGCTCGTGCCAATGGTCGAGCGGCTTGAGCTGCCGTACCGCCTGCCAATCCTGCGCGGGCACTGCACCCGCCCGGAGGACCTGTGCGGCGTCACCTGGGGCGACTGGTACGAGGATGCCGCTGCGGCCATGCACGACCTGCGCACCGAGGCCGATCAGATCGTCGTCTGCGGCCTGTCGATGGGCGGGCTGGTCGCGCTGCATCTGGCCGCCGAGCATCCCCACGACATCGCGGGCGTCGTCACGATCGCGGCGGCGCTCCAGATTGCCGACCCGCTGATCCACTTCAGCCCGATCCTGGCGCGTCTCGTCAAGATGTGGAAGGCCAATCCGGGGAACGGCTACGCCGATGCGTCGCTGGTCGCCAGCAACACCAACTACACCCGTATCGCCACCGACGCGCTCGTATCGCTCCACCGCTACGGCAAAGTCGTCACCAACATCCTGCCGCGCGTCGAGACGCCGCTGCTGCTGATCCACAGCCGCCGCGATCGCGTGATCAAGCCCGCGTCGGCGGAGATTATCCACCAGCGCGTTAGCTCGCGCAACAAGCGGATACGCTGGTTCGATGTCTCAGGGCATGAGATGTTGCAGGACTGTGAGGCGGATGCCGTCGTCGCCGAGGTGGAGCAGTTCATTCGGACGCTTCAGGTGACTAACAGGTCGGTGCTGGCGTAA
- a CDS encoding LCP family protein, translated as MAQPQRPYRAPNRVPPRRPTPSSARAYGIGRARRSGGCSLIIAALLAVLCVGGAYTYKRVSGAINAISSGQEVRSTQVAAGPPPVILKEPFNVLVIGVDLRANQQDEGARSDTLIVVHVDPVQKWASMLSIPRDTFVQIPNSACAGAAGTKINAAYSCGYSNPSIYGPKATPQDAGAALAADTVEDFLGITIDYTAQVDFNGFQKIVDALGGITVDVPRAILDAEYPTEDNGYMRLYIPAGLQRMDGTTALRYARTRHADNDFGRAQRQQQVMQAVLDELKRQGLLSRVEAAPELLDVASQSVRTTIKLNDLSTLRGLAALAQEIKPDQIQRLVMKPETNPDGTSNLMGDLSSAIQWDPAYVQRIAQQFQLPPGEQAPSPAVVQVQNGTLIRGLAGQVTTDLEVRGYKTAKPTDAPEKGIPHTLILDYTGKPDVTRRLAQLLSIDAAYIQDASAESPPPNVDVVVRLGDDYQPPTSATGIKQ; from the coding sequence ATGGCTCAACCGCAACGCCCGTATCGCGCACCCAATCGCGTCCCACCTCGGCGGCCAACACCGTCAAGCGCGCGGGCATATGGCATCGGACGGGCTCGGCGCAGCGGTGGTTGTAGCTTGATCATCGCCGCCCTGCTCGCCGTGCTGTGCGTCGGCGGAGCGTACACCTATAAGCGCGTATCGGGAGCGATCAATGCGATCAGCAGCGGGCAGGAGGTGCGCAGCACGCAGGTGGCCGCGGGGCCGCCGCCCGTGATTTTGAAGGAGCCATTCAACGTGCTGGTGATCGGCGTCGATCTGCGGGCCAACCAGCAGGACGAGGGCGCGCGCTCCGACACGCTGATCGTGGTGCATGTCGATCCAGTTCAGAAATGGGCCTCGATGCTCTCGATCCCGCGCGATACATTCGTCCAGATTCCTAACAGCGCGTGCGCGGGTGCCGCTGGCACCAAGATCAACGCGGCCTACTCATGCGGCTACAGCAATCCCAGCATCTACGGGCCGAAGGCCACCCCGCAAGACGCGGGGGCGGCGCTCGCCGCCGATACGGTCGAGGATTTTCTGGGCATCACCATCGACTACACCGCGCAGGTCGACTTCAACGGCTTCCAGAAGATCGTCGACGCGCTGGGCGGCATTACCGTAGACGTGCCGCGCGCGATCCTCGACGCCGAGTATCCGACCGAAGACAATGGCTACATGCGGCTGTACATTCCCGCCGGGCTCCAGCGCATGGACGGCACGACCGCGCTGCGCTACGCCCGGACGCGCCACGCCGACAACGACTTTGGCCGCGCACAGCGGCAGCAGCAGGTGATGCAGGCCGTGCTTGACGAGCTGAAACGCCAGGGCTTGCTCAGCCGGGTCGAGGCCGCGCCGGAGCTGCTCGATGTCGCCAGCCAGTCGGTCAGGACCACGATCAAGCTCAACGATCTTAGCACGCTGCGCGGCCTGGCGGCGCTGGCGCAGGAGATCAAGCCCGATCAGATCCAGCGCCTGGTGATGAAGCCCGAAACCAATCCCGACGGCACGAGCAACCTGATGGGCGATCTCAGCTCGGCGATTCAGTGGGACCCGGCATATGTGCAGCGGATCGCGCAGCAGTTCCAGCTTCCGCCCGGCGAGCAAGCGCCGTCGCCTGCGGTGGTCCAGGTGCAGAACGGGACGCTGATTCGTGGCCTGGCCGGGCAGGTGACGACCGATCTTGAGGTGCGCGGGTATAAAACCGCCAAGCCGACCGACGCGCCTGAGAAGGGCATTCCCCACACGCTGATCCTCGACTACACCGGCAAGCCGGATGTCACCAGGCGCCTGGCGCAACTGCTGAGCATCGACGCGGCGTACATTCAAGACGCCTCAGCGGAAAGTCCGCCGCCGAATGTGGACGTTGTGGTGCGGCTGGGAGATGATTACCAGCCGCCGACCAGCGCGACCGGCATCAAGCAGTAG
- a CDS encoding phosphoribosyltransferase family protein: protein MQSYDYSHRVGVEPISWERFEAMVRQLAVQIERDEPQIILGIARGGFFPATMLACILRRELYPIRLTRRFNDAVVRQHPTWIIRPPDKVKGRRVLIVDEIADSGQTLSIAAEEVQRMGATHVRTAVLYAHTWAQPRPDFVALTSDALILNPWDREVLVDGQYVTHPELASALRLQQPGGDVRTSAEG from the coding sequence ATGCAATCATACGATTATTCACATCGCGTCGGGGTCGAGCCGATCTCGTGGGAGCGCTTCGAGGCGATGGTGCGCCAGCTTGCGGTGCAGATCGAGCGGGACGAGCCGCAGATTATCCTGGGCATCGCGCGGGGCGGGTTCTTTCCGGCGACGATGCTCGCGTGTATTCTGCGCCGCGAGCTGTACCCGATCCGTCTAACCCGTCGCTTCAACGACGCGGTGGTGCGGCAGCATCCCACCTGGATCATCAGGCCGCCGGATAAGGTCAAAGGACGGCGTGTGTTGATCGTGGACGAGATCGCCGATAGCGGCCAGACGCTCTCGATCGCCGCCGAGGAGGTGCAGCGAATGGGCGCTACTCACGTGCGCACGGCGGTGCTGTACGCGCACACCTGGGCGCAGCCCCGGCCCGACTTTGTGGCGCTGACCTCGGATGCGCTGATCTTGAACCCCTGGGATCGCGAGGTGCTGGTCGACGGGCAATATGTCACCCATCCAGAGCTGGCATCGGCGCTGCGGCTGCAACAACCGGGCGGTGATGTAAGGACATCGGCGGAAGGATAA
- a CDS encoding tagatose 1,6-diphosphate aldolase, whose translation MAQTQSKVRMTRGKFEGINAVADEKGIIAAAAMDQRGSLQKAIAKAKGGESSAAELSEFKAIVTEVLTPHASAILMDPEYGLEAIKHRAKNAGVLLAYEKTGYDVTVKGRLPDLLPEWSVRRLVEAGADAIKILLYYDPDDDPQINTIKHAFIERIGAECRANDVPFFLEPICYSDEIGDEKSIEFARAKPDKVTKYMQEFSKPQYGVDVLKVEVPVNVRYVEGSKANHDGQVAYSREEAKEHFRTAAQVARVPFIYLSAGVTDEIFRETLELAAEAGTPFAGVLCGRATWQDGIPEYGKGGAQGLRTWLEDRGVQNIAALNEVLAKGAKPWWDFYGGKDNIEVVDSQR comes from the coding sequence ATGGCACAAACACAATCCAAAGTCCGCATGACTCGCGGCAAGTTCGAGGGGATCAATGCCGTCGCCGACGAAAAAGGCATTATTGCGGCGGCGGCGATGGACCAGCGCGGCTCGCTCCAGAAAGCGATAGCCAAGGCCAAGGGCGGCGAGTCGAGCGCTGCCGAGCTGAGCGAGTTCAAGGCGATCGTCACCGAGGTGCTGACGCCGCACGCCAGCGCGATCTTGATGGACCCCGAATATGGCCTTGAGGCGATCAAGCATCGGGCCAAGAACGCCGGTGTGCTGCTCGCCTACGAGAAGACCGGCTACGACGTGACGGTTAAAGGCCGCCTGCCCGATCTGCTGCCCGAATGGTCGGTGCGTCGGCTGGTCGAGGCCGGTGCAGACGCGATCAAAATCTTGCTGTACTACGATCCCGACGACGATCCGCAGATCAATACCATCAAGCATGCGTTCATCGAGCGAATCGGAGCCGAGTGTCGCGCCAACGACGTGCCCTTCTTCCTCGAGCCGATCTGCTACAGCGACGAGATCGGCGACGAGAAAAGCATCGAGTTTGCGCGCGCCAAGCCCGACAAAGTCACCAAGTACATGCAGGAGTTTTCCAAGCCACAGTACGGCGTGGACGTGCTGAAGGTTGAGGTGCCGGTCAACGTGCGCTACGTCGAGGGCTCGAAGGCAAACCACGACGGCCAGGTTGCGTATAGCCGCGAAGAGGCCAAGGAGCATTTCCGCACGGCGGCGCAGGTCGCGCGGGTGCCGTTCATCTACCTCAGCGCGGGTGTCACCGACGAGATCTTCCGCGAGACGCTGGAGCTGGCCGCCGAGGCGGGCACGCCCTTCGCGGGTGTGCTGTGTGGCCGCGCCACGTGGCAGGACGGCATTCCTGAGTACGGCAAGGGCGGCGCGCAAGGGCTGCGTACGTGGCTGGAAGATCGCGGCGTGCAAAACATCGCGGCGCTCAACGAAGTCCTCGCCAAGGGCGCGAAGCCGTGGTGGGATTTCTACGGCGGCAAGGACAACATCGAGGTCGTAGATTCCCAGCGGTAG
- a CDS encoding DUF2270 domain-containing protein, which yields MAAQPRDISARPQPTPTQLPTARPLTPSEFNTALVHLYRGEISRANTWRTRLDGTTNWAVLTTGATLSFAFSSPGNTHVMILLNSLLIGFFLYIEARRYRYYDLWRARVRLMETEFFADLLVANQNDADTTHWRELLAADLLQPHFTISMWEAMGRRLRRNYSWIFTVLVLSWIVKIGIHPTRTTDIATIVDRAAIGPFPGMVVLVIGFVFNGLLILLALLTSNSFSRFTSSGEIRSREETRQQMEEVERNWWE from the coding sequence ATGGCAGCACAGCCCCGCGACATATCGGCGCGGCCACAGCCGACGCCAACTCAGCTCCCGACCGCACGGCCTCTCACGCCGAGCGAATTCAATACTGCGCTGGTCCATCTGTATCGCGGCGAGATCTCACGCGCCAACACCTGGCGCACGCGGCTCGACGGCACCACCAACTGGGCGGTCCTGACCACCGGCGCGACGCTTTCGTTCGCGTTTAGCAGCCCTGGCAACACGCACGTGATGATCCTGCTCAACTCGCTGCTGATCGGCTTTTTCCTGTACATCGAGGCCCGGCGCTACCGCTACTACGATCTGTGGCGGGCGCGCGTGCGGCTGATGGAGACGGAGTTCTTCGCCGATCTGCTGGTCGCCAACCAGAACGATGCCGATACCACCCACTGGCGCGAGCTGCTGGCCGCCGATCTGTTGCAGCCGCACTTCACGATCAGCATGTGGGAGGCGATGGGCCGTCGCCTCCGCCGCAACTACAGTTGGATCTTCACGGTGCTGGTGCTGAGCTGGATCGTCAAAATTGGGATTCATCCCACCCGCACCACCGACATCGCCACGATTGTGGATCGCGCCGCGATCGGGCCGTTCCCTGGCATGGTCGTTCTGGTGATTGGCTTCGTCTTCAACGGGCTGCTGATCCTGCTGGCGCTGCTGACCAGCAACTCGTTCAGTCGCTTCACATCGAGCGGCGAGATCCGTTCGCGTGAGGAAACCCGGCAGCAGATGGAGGAGGTCGAGCGGAATTGGTGGGAATAA
- a CDS encoding M4 family metallopeptidase, which translates to MKRSILLVPALIALIIGMAVPPATAQQSRPNPPHDARPALDRIKRERGPIDVQLDPETSAPAYLHGALVADAGRDPLAATRAFFARYGDAWGVSQPEQTLRLLARDADRLGYLSLRFEQQVAGYPVLDTDLRVHISREGVLETINGRLQPNVQLLALRPQISRAAAVARTQQLVGGTLQGEPRLGLARIDGADHLAWEIWRLDTQRPARWRLRLDALDGALLEQIDVLAFARDRRTYDAGQMTFLPGELARSENTPPVADEVVNAAHDHAKTVYDYFYAMFGRDSIDGAGMPITSTVHFAEGYNNAFWDGTQIVYGDGDAAMFAPLAHSLDVVAHELAHGVTERTARLYYSQQPGALNESFSDIFGILIDPANWEIGETVYTPEIPGDALRSAADPTRYGDPSLWGEYLYASASNDSGAIHSNSGVLNHIAYEIATTIGRAKTAQVFYRTLAQKLTANSDFLVTRTMTIQACIELIGTAGITPRDCEDVRMAFIRSGVGLSSAVTPPADAPHKVIFPLVLQGNSGLASRLPLPELPRCGTELVRNGTFEAGHSAWPTDAPNPAVVAGNSMGEGSRSGRLTIGYQLLQWVRLPPGAQTATFRFHLYRAGPNAPAEQETFYVLTETSDGETRDELVTLTGGDPVNEWLSFTETLDVRNVRDLRLVFQNRYGFQHIDNVSLIAECG; encoded by the coding sequence ATGAAACGTTCAATTCTCCTCGTGCCTGCGCTGATCGCTCTGATCATCGGCATGGCTGTGCCGCCCGCTACCGCCCAACAGTCTCGGCCCAATCCGCCGCACGATGCTCGTCCGGCGCTGGATCGGATCAAGCGCGAGCGCGGCCCGATCGATGTCCAGCTCGATCCTGAGACGAGCGCGCCCGCCTACCTCCACGGCGCGCTCGTCGCCGATGCCGGACGCGATCCGCTGGCGGCGACGCGGGCGTTCTTCGCGCGCTACGGCGATGCCTGGGGCGTTAGCCAGCCTGAGCAGACGTTGCGGCTGCTCGCCCGCGACGCCGACCGCCTGGGCTACCTCAGCCTGCGCTTCGAGCAGCAGGTCGCGGGCTATCCCGTGCTCGATACCGATCTGCGCGTTCACATCAGCCGCGAGGGCGTGCTCGAAACAATCAACGGGCGCTTGCAGCCCAATGTGCAGCTTCTGGCGCTGCGGCCACAGATCAGCCGCGCGGCGGCGGTAGCGCGTACCCAGCAGCTTGTCGGCGGCACGCTCCAGGGCGAGCCACGGCTGGGCCTCGCGCGGATCGATGGGGCGGATCATCTGGCCTGGGAGATCTGGCGGCTCGACACCCAGCGACCGGCGCGCTGGCGCTTGCGGCTGGATGCGCTCGATGGCGCGCTGCTGGAGCAGATCGATGTGCTGGCCTTTGCCCGCGACCGGCGCACGTACGATGCCGGGCAGATGACGTTCTTGCCCGGCGAGCTGGCGCGCAGTGAGAACACGCCGCCGGTAGCCGATGAGGTGGTCAACGCCGCGCACGATCATGCCAAAACGGTGTACGACTACTTCTACGCCATGTTTGGCCGCGATAGCATCGACGGCGCGGGCATGCCGATCACCTCGACGGTTCACTTTGCCGAGGGCTACAATAACGCCTTCTGGGACGGTACGCAGATCGTCTATGGCGACGGCGATGCGGCGATGTTCGCGCCGCTGGCGCACTCGCTCGACGTGGTGGCGCACGAGCTGGCACATGGCGTCACCGAGCGCACCGCGCGGCTCTACTACAGCCAGCAGCCGGGCGCGCTCAATGAGTCGTTCTCCGATATTTTCGGCATCTTGATCGATCCGGCCAACTGGGAGATCGGCGAGACGGTCTACACGCCTGAGATTCCCGGCGATGCCCTGCGCTCCGCCGCCGACCCGACGCGCTACGGCGATCCGAGCCTGTGGGGCGAGTACCTGTATGCGTCGGCCAGTAACGACAGCGGCGCGATCCACTCCAACAGCGGGGTCTTGAACCATATCGCCTACGAGATCGCGACGACGATCGGACGAGCCAAGACCGCGCAGGTTTTTTATCGCACGCTGGCGCAAAAGCTGACCGCCAACTCCGATTTTCTGGTCACGCGCACGATGACGATCCAGGCGTGTATCGAGCTGATCGGCACGGCGGGCATCACGCCCCGCGACTGTGAAGATGTGCGCATGGCGTTCATTCGATCGGGCGTTGGTCTATCCAGCGCCGTCACGCCGCCCGCAGACGCGCCGCACAAGGTAATCTTCCCGCTGGTGCTGCAAGGCAACTCCGGCCTTGCGTCGCGCCTACCGCTGCCGGAGCTGCCGCGCTGCGGCACGGAGCTGGTGCGCAACGGCACCTTCGAGGCCGGACACAGCGCGTGGCCCACAGACGCGCCGAATCCTGCCGTCGTCGCCGGAAACTCGATGGGCGAGGGCAGCCGCAGCGGGCGGCTCACGATCGGCTATCAACTGCTGCAATGGGTGCGCCTGCCACCGGGCGCGCAGACGGCGACCTTCCGCTTCCATCTTTATCGCGCCGGGCCGAACGCGCCAGCCGAGCAAGAAACCTTCTACGTGCTCACCGAAACCTCGGATGGCGAAACCCGCGACGAGCTGGTCACGCTCACGGGTGGCGATCCGGTCAACGAGTGGCTCAGCTTCACCGAGACGCTCGACGTGCGGAACGTGCGCGACCTGCGGCTGGTCTTCCAGAACCGCTACGGCTTCCAGCATATCGATAACGTCAGCCTGATCGCGGAGTGTGGCTAG
- a CDS encoding Ig domain-containing protein, whose product MRVLSLILLVLAGLVLTACGDTRPALTFSPDALPAARVGQPYTATITVSGNVTPVGGAGVEPGSLPPGLVLQHRNEDDQIEITGTPEASGTFTFTIDVWCYGTNQSGQTGERSYTLVVE is encoded by the coding sequence ATGCGCGTACTTTCCCTGATACTGCTTGTGCTGGCGGGGCTTGTCCTCACGGCCTGCGGTGATACTCGTCCGGCCCTGACGTTCTCGCCCGACGCGCTGCCAGCGGCCCGTGTCGGTCAGCCCTACACCGCGACGATCACCGTCTCCGGCAACGTGACGCCGGTCGGCGGCGCTGGTGTCGAACCCGGATCGCTCCCTCCTGGCCTGGTGCTCCAGCACCGCAACGAGGATGATCAGATTGAGATCACCGGCACGCCTGAGGCATCCGGAACGTTCACCTTCACGATCGATGTCTGGTGCTATGGCACCAACCAATCCGGGCAGACGGGCGAGCGATCGTACACGCTGGTGGTGGAGTAA